TTAGCTTTGCTCGAGAAAGAATTAATAAATGAACTTTCAAGAGAAAATTTTTTAAAAAATGCATTAACACTATACGAAAAAGATAAATATGATTTTATTATCATAGACTGCCCCCCCACACTTTCAATATTAACTATAAATGCCCTTATTGCAAGCAATTACTTGTTAATACCAATTGAAACTGAATTTTTTGCATTTGAAGGCATAAATCAACTAATAGATACAATAAATACTGTAAAGCAAATAAACAAAAATTTAGAAATTGCGGGTGTTTTTATAAATAAATACGATATAAGGAACAAAAGTAAAGAAAAATATGTAAGCTCGTTAAAAAAGGTTTTTAAAGAAAAGCTTTTAAATACAAAAATAAGGAAAAATATAACTATTTCAAAATCTCAAGAAGCAAAAATGCCCGTATATGAATATGATAAAGAAAGCAATGCTGCAAAAGATTTCCTAGAGCTCTCAAAAGAAATACTAAACAAAATTAAGGAATAACTATGTCTGACAATTTAGAAACTTTAATGTTTCTAATGGGTAAAAAATTAGAAACATCCTCAAACAATTCAGAAAATATTGAAAAAAAGGAAATTATTTCCATTGAAAGAAAAACCTTTGACTACAATAAGCTAGATAAAGATATTTCTGATTTTTTGAAAAAAAAGCAAAATGAAATTTTCAATATTTTCAACAACACTTATACAAAAATTGGAAAAATACTCAAAGACGCTCAAGACAAATTAAAAGGAAACAATCAATATAACGGACTTTTTTATCAGTGGTTTAAAAGTATGGGATTTAAAAAAGACAAGGTTTACGCTTTAATATCAAGATATAATCTGCTTGTAGAAAATTCCGACAAGCAACTCACTATAGAAAAATTGCCCTTATCATTATCATATGCAATATCTAAAAAATCTTGTCCCCCTATTTTAAAAACCGAAGTTTTAAATGGCAAAATAACTTCTTTAAAAGAATTTAAAATTGTTTATCAAAAAAGTTTTGATTTAAAGAATACACACAAATCATTATTTAATAAAACCGAAAAATATGAAAACGATATAAAAGAATCGCTGGATTTCATATTTAAAAATATAAAAGAATTTAAAAATATTGAATTTAACAAATTAAGAAAAGAAAACTTAAAATTATTTTTTCATTCTATTTTGGAAATAAAGAAAAAAATAAAATATATTAATAATAATTTAATCTAAATTTACAACTGCTACAATAAGAATATATAAAATATATTCTTATTGTTCATTTTTCAAATATTATTTTTTTTGATTTTAAATTTAACTGAAAATAATAAAATATAAACTTTGCCCTTCATTTAAAGCTCAATATTTTTTAGAAATTAAACAATTTTAAAACAAGTCTTAAAAAATTTATTTATGTATTTCGACAAATACCTAGAAATAAAAACTCTTATAAAATTAAGAAAAGATATTCTACAATCTTTAAATTATAAAAATAATTTAACTAC
This genomic interval from Borreliella andersonii contains the following:
- a CDS encoding ParA family protein, which encodes MKIISVINQKGGVGKTTSAINISYSMTLFDKKILLIDIDSQGNSTSGTNTSEYIAENSSYELINKKIKIKPLNHFKLDIIPSSIKLALLEKELINELSRENFLKNALTLYEKDKYDFIIIDCPPTLSILTINALIASNYLLIPIETEFFAFEGINQLIDTINTVKQINKNLEIAGVFINKYDIRNKSKEKYVSSLKKVFKEKLLNTKIRKNITISKSQEAKMPVYEYDKESNAAKDFLELSKEILNKIKE